A single region of the Lycium barbarum isolate Lr01 chromosome 2, ASM1917538v2, whole genome shotgun sequence genome encodes:
- the LOC132627277 gene encoding pathogen-related protein-like → MASLVGGGDKYRDYLSDEEVKNTKWRNGPPSYDVVDKLFEQERTHLWPEGSLEEKVQRLLKTWEMEIVHKADPNDFKTVDPTKFTISVNGRKGLTPAESAKLGGSYNIFLQTSLPENVRLYNPDEETFESSQKVFRSIFLRGFAIEILHVYSGPPDIVYKFRHWGYMEGPFKGHAPTGQLVELFGIGTFELDRESNKIIKAEMFFDRGELLGGLVKGESNGESTSGMTLDASKCPFMK, encoded by the exons ATGGCCAGTTTAGTAGGAGGGGGAGATAAATACAGGGACTACTTGAGTGATGAAGAGGTCAAAAACACCAAATGGAGAAATGGTCCTCCTAgttatgatgttgttgataagctCTTTGAACAAGAAAGAACTCAT CTTTGGCCTGAAGGATCACTTGAAGAGAAAGTGCAAAGGCTATTGAAGACATGGGAAATGGAAATAGTCCACAAGGCAGATCCTAATGACTTCAAAACCGTTGATCCAACAAAGTTCACAATTAGTGTCAACG GCAGGAAGGGATTGACACCGGCAGAATCTGCAAAGCTTGGTGGTAGCTATAATATATTCCTACAGACTTCATTGCCAGAGAATGTTCGACTCTACAACCCTGATGAAGAAACATTTGAATCATCACAAAAAGTTTTCAGATCCATATTTTTACGAGGATTTGCAATCGAAATACTCCATGTATATTCAGGACCACCAGATATAGTGTACAAGTTTAGGCATTGGGGTTACATGGAAGGTCCATTTAAAGGACATGCTCCAACTGGACAACTTGTAGAGCTCTTTGGGATTGGCACTTTTGAA TTGGACAGAGAGAGTAACAAGATTATTAAGGCAGAGATGTTTTTTGATAGAGGAGAATTGCTTGGAGGCCTTGTGAAAGGAGAAAGCAATGGTGAATCCACAAGTGGGATGACATTGGATGCTTCAAAATGTCCTTTTATGAAATAA
- the LOC132622362 gene encoding pathogen-related protein-like isoform X2: MANPILGGGNKYRDYLTDEDIANTKWRFGPPNYDVVDKLFEQERTHEWPEGSLEEKVQRLLKTWEMELVHKADPNQFKTLDPNKFTISVNGRKGLRPEEAAEAGGSYNIFLQTSLPENVRIYNPDEETGESSQIVFRSVFLRGFAIEILQVYSGPPKIVYRFRHWGHMEGPFKGHAPTGELVEFFGIGTLEVEKESNKIVKAEMFFDRGELLGPLVKGESNGESTSAMALAAAKCPFMQ, from the exons atggcaAATCCAATACTAGGAGGGGGAAACAAGTACAGAGACTACTTGACTGATGAAGACATCGCAAATACTAAATGGAGGTTTGGTCCTCCTAACTATGATGTTGTGGATAAGCTCTTTGAACAAGAAAGAACTCAT GAATGGCCTGAAGGATCGCTTGAAGAGAAAGTGCAGAGGCTATTGAAGACTTGGGAAATGGAATTAGTCCACAAGGCAGATCCTAATCAATTCAAAACTCTTGATCCAAATAAGTTCACCATTAGCGTCAATG GTAGGAAAGGTTTGAGACCGGAAGAAGCTGCAGAGGCCGGGGGTAGCTATAACATATTCCTCCAAACGTCGTTGCCAGAGAATGTTCGAATCTACAATCCTGATGAGGAAACAGGAGAATCTTCACAGATAGTTTTCCGATCCGTATTTTTACGAGGATTCGCTATCGAGATCCTCCAAGTTTACTCAGGACCACCAAAAATTGTGTACAGGTTTAGGCATTGGGGTCACATGGAAGGTCCATTTAAAGGACATGCTCCAACTGGAGAACTTGTAGAGTTCTTTGGGATTGGCACTTTGGAA GTGGAGAAAGAGAGTAACAAGATTGTGAAGGCAGAGATGTTCTTTGACAGAGGAGAATTGCTTGGACCACTTGTGAAAGGAGAGAGCAATGGTGAATCCACAAGTGCAATGGCATTGGCTGCTGCAAAATGTCCTTTCATGCAATAA
- the LOC132622362 gene encoding pathogen-related protein-like isoform X1, giving the protein MANPILGGGNKYRDYLTDEDIANTKWRFGPPNYDVVDKLFEQERTHEWPEGSLEEKVQRLLKTWEMELVHKADPNQFKTLDPNKFTISVNVLIGRKGLRPEEAAEAGGSYNIFLQTSLPENVRIYNPDEETGESSQIVFRSVFLRGFAIEILQVYSGPPKIVYRFRHWGHMEGPFKGHAPTGELVEFFGIGTLEVEKESNKIVKAEMFFDRGELLGPLVKGESNGESTSAMALAAAKCPFMQ; this is encoded by the exons atggcaAATCCAATACTAGGAGGGGGAAACAAGTACAGAGACTACTTGACTGATGAAGACATCGCAAATACTAAATGGAGGTTTGGTCCTCCTAACTATGATGTTGTGGATAAGCTCTTTGAACAAGAAAGAACTCAT GAATGGCCTGAAGGATCGCTTGAAGAGAAAGTGCAGAGGCTATTGAAGACTTGGGAAATGGAATTAGTCCACAAGGCAGATCCTAATCAATTCAAAACTCTTGATCCAAATAAGTTCACCATTAGCGTCAATG TACTTATAGGTAGGAAAGGTTTGAGACCGGAAGAAGCTGCAGAGGCCGGGGGTAGCTATAACATATTCCTCCAAACGTCGTTGCCAGAGAATGTTCGAATCTACAATCCTGATGAGGAAACAGGAGAATCTTCACAGATAGTTTTCCGATCCGTATTTTTACGAGGATTCGCTATCGAGATCCTCCAAGTTTACTCAGGACCACCAAAAATTGTGTACAGGTTTAGGCATTGGGGTCACATGGAAGGTCCATTTAAAGGACATGCTCCAACTGGAGAACTTGTAGAGTTCTTTGGGATTGGCACTTTGGAA GTGGAGAAAGAGAGTAACAAGATTGTGAAGGCAGAGATGTTCTTTGACAGAGGAGAATTGCTTGGACCACTTGTGAAAGGAGAGAGCAATGGTGAATCCACAAGTGCAATGGCATTGGCTGCTGCAAAATGTCCTTTCATGCAATAA
- the LOC132628918 gene encoding endoglucanase 10-like produces the protein MSNSEKFNSVQYVHTISEAGRLLPSASRWNSIELDFNLLPQSSLNENFESLPSRFSKSVDFNLFVKDKIHFKRFVVVAAFIILIIPALILLKHFYPPRNNHNGSSHNITLALNKALLFFDAQKSGPFVENSLIRFRGNSGMNDGHGSEKHPNLVGGFYDAGNNIKFSFTTAYTVTLLSWTVIEYHEKYEDIGELDHVKDIIKWGSLYLLKLFVPQDNSSSTSATIFSQVGGNNSNAENDLTCWQRPEDMNYIRRGSVCDISSASDLAGEMVAAMSATSLVLKEDKDISDKLVKAAEELFIRANGTDKKGTYTTNDECGGQARQFYNSTSHKDELVWGGIWLFFATGNKTYLKYATENFASAVEEQVASDEGVFDWNNKISAISILLTRIRYFRDLGYPYESSFISSTNKIDLLMCSYTSDLKYSKTEGGLIILKLGTDAALLQYAVTATFLSKLYSDYLLILRTPRRSCSNSAFSSESLQEFAQSQVNYILGDNPLKMSYVVGYGDTYPVQVHHRAASIPWDGKRYTCSEGNQWLNAKRANPNTIFGAMVAGPNKDDIFSDVRSQPWFTEPSIASNAGLVAALIALHDPPSGSSHSIGGNLGIDKNGMFENVKEVA, from the exons ATGTCAAACTCAGAAAAGTTCAATTCTGTCCAATATGTTCATACAATTTCTGAGGCCGGTCGCCTTCTTCCTTCTGCCAGTCGTTGGAACTCCATAGAATTGGACTTCAATCTCCTTCCACAGTCTTCATTAAATGAAAATTTTGAGTCTTTACCGTCAAGATTTTCAAAATCTGTTGATTTTAACTTGTTTGTTAAAGATAAAATCCACTTCAAACGATTCGTCGTTGTAGCAGCCTTCATAATCCTAATTATACCTGCTCTTATTCTTCTCAAGCATTTTTATCCTCCAAGAAATAACCATAATGGCTCTTCCCACAATATCACCCTTGCTCTTAACAAAGCTCTTCTCTTCTTTGATGCTCAAAAAT CGGGGCCTTTTGTGGAGAATAGTTTGATACGGTTTCGAGGAAACTCGGGGATGAATGATGGGCATGGCAGTGAGAAGCATCCAAATCTTGTTGGTGGTTTTTATGATGCAGGGAATAATATAAAGTTTAGTTTCACTACAGCTTATACTGTTACTCTCTTGAGCTGGACAGTGATTGAATATCATGAGAAATATGAAGATATTGGAGAACTTGATCATGTTAAAGATATTATCAAATGGGGTAGCTTATATTTGCTTAAACTCTTTGTTCCTCAAGATAATTCTTCTAGTACTTCAGCCACAATATTCTCTCAG GTTGGAGGCAATAATTCAAATGCTGAGAATGATCTAACTTGTTGGCAGAGGCCAGAAGATATGAATTATATAAGGCGTGGTTCGGTTTGTGACATTAGTTCTGCGTCCGATTTAGCAGGGGAAATGGTAGCAGCAATGTCAGCTACATCATTAGTATTGAAAGAAGATAAGGACATTTCAGACAAATTGGTGAAAGCAGCAGAGGAATTGTTCATTCGTGCAAATGGAACAGATAAGAAAGGAACGTACACGACAAATGATGAATGTGGAGGACAAGCTAGGCAATTTTATAACTCAACAAGTCACAAAGATGAATTGGTTTGGGGTGGAATTTGGTTGTTTTTTGCTACAGGCAACAAAACTTACCTCAAGTATGCGACAGAGAATTTTGCCTCAGCTGTAGAGGAACAAGTAGCTTCTGATGAAGGCGTCTTCGATTGGAACAACAAGATCAGTGCTATATCG ATTTTGCTAACAAGGATTAGGTACTTCCGGGATCTTGGTTATCCATATGAGTCTTCGTTTATATCATCGACGAACAAGATTGATTTGCTCATGTGCTCATATACTTCTGATCTAAAGTATAGCAAAACAGAAG GTGGACTAATCATTTTAAAGCTAGGTACTGATGCAGCACTACTCCAGTATGCTGTGACAGCTACCTTTCTTAGCAAATTGTATAGTGACTATCTCCTGATTTTGCGTACACCACGCAGAAGCTGCTCTAATTCTGCCTTTTCTTCGGAAAGTTTACAAGAATTCGCACAATCACAG GTGAATTACATACTAGGAGATAACCCTTTGAAGATGAGTTATGTGGTTGGATATGGCGATACTTATCCGGTTCAAGTTCACCATCGAGCTGCATCGATCCCTTGGGATGGGAAACGGTATACATGTTCAGAAGGGAATCAATGGCTCAATGCAAAAAGGGCAAATCCAAATACAATCTTTGGAGCAATGGTAGCTGGACCAAATAAGGACGATATTTTTTCGGACGTAAGAAGCCAACCATGGTTCACAGAGCCAAGTATAGCAAGTAATGCTGGTCTAGTAGCAGCACTGATTGCACTACATGATCCTCCCAGTGGATCTTCTCATTCAATTGGAGGTAATTTAGGAATAGACAAGAATGGTATGTTTGAAAATGTAAAAGAAGTGGCTTGA